In Acidaminococcus fermentans DSM 20731, one genomic interval encodes:
- a CDS encoding DEAD/DEAH box helicase, producing MNIFDRYAPFVQDFIYSQGWSELRPIQVAAGDVLLNTDENLLLTASTASGKTEAAFFPILSLFAQAPPKSVGCIYIGPLKALINDQFLRLQPLCEEGGIPVWHWHGDVSQSHKAKLLKHPSGILQITPESLEALLLHKHMAIPRLFGDLRFVVIDEVHSLLRGDRGGQTLCLIQRLSRLAGVNPRRIGLSATLGDPEKVGEFLSMGTGRKTLIPQVKAPGTRWRLSMEHFYVKDAQAGEDRTDIAALPALDQKTDQAPAQADPGLGYIFEHTRGKKCLVFVNSREECEGVTTSLRQYCELNHEPDRFLIHHGNLSASYRETAEELMKDESRSLTTVTTSTLELGIDIGRLERAFQIDAPWTVSSFLQRMGRTGRRDLPPEMWFVIREDEPEIRAMLPATIPWKLLQGIALIQLYLEERWVEPPRLDRLPYSLLYHQTMSVLASNGEMSPAALADRVLRLSYFHRITQEDYKVLLRYLIAEDHIQRTEQGGLIVGLAGERVIRSFKFYGVFQENEEFTVRCDSQELGTVVAPPPPGEKIALAGHVWRVLEVDRKRHVIYCELVKGKVPAYFGECPGDIHTKVLERMRRVLREDRNYPYLMKNAVARLQQARFTAKASGAAEKPLIRLGGKMWCLLPWLGSYGFLALERFLNLKCAQKLGLKKLDPFRPFFMQFTMEANEESFFQVVEEEIQKEIDPLELVYPHEVPLFDKYDEYLPEELVKKGFALGVLNLEDVRKRVREWTENRKKAVGAPETREPR from the coding sequence ATGAATATCTTTGACCGGTATGCACCTTTTGTCCAGGATTTCATCTACAGCCAGGGATGGTCGGAACTCCGGCCCATCCAGGTGGCGGCAGGGGATGTGCTGCTGAATACAGATGAGAATCTGCTGCTCACCGCTTCCACGGCTTCCGGCAAGACGGAAGCGGCCTTCTTCCCCATCCTGTCCCTGTTTGCCCAGGCCCCCCCAAAAAGTGTGGGATGTATTTACATCGGACCCCTGAAGGCCCTGATCAACGACCAGTTCCTGCGGCTCCAGCCTTTGTGCGAAGAAGGGGGCATCCCGGTATGGCACTGGCATGGGGATGTATCCCAGTCCCACAAGGCCAAACTGCTGAAGCATCCCTCCGGAATCCTGCAGATCACCCCGGAATCCCTGGAAGCCCTGCTGCTCCACAAGCACATGGCTATTCCCCGGCTGTTCGGAGATCTGCGGTTCGTGGTCATCGATGAGGTCCATTCCCTGCTCCGGGGGGACCGGGGGGGACAGACCCTGTGCCTGATCCAGCGGCTGTCCCGGCTGGCCGGGGTGAATCCCCGGCGGATCGGCCTGTCGGCCACCCTGGGGGATCCGGAAAAAGTGGGAGAATTCCTCAGCATGGGAACGGGACGGAAGACCCTGATCCCCCAGGTGAAGGCTCCGGGGACCCGATGGCGGCTGTCCATGGAACATTTTTACGTGAAGGACGCCCAGGCCGGGGAAGACCGGACGGATATCGCCGCCCTGCCGGCTCTGGACCAGAAGACGGACCAGGCTCCGGCCCAGGCGGATCCGGGGCTGGGGTACATTTTTGAACATACCCGGGGCAAGAAATGCCTGGTGTTCGTGAACTCCCGGGAGGAGTGCGAAGGGGTCACCACCAGTCTCCGGCAGTACTGCGAACTGAACCATGAACCGGACCGGTTCCTGATCCACCATGGGAATCTGTCCGCTTCCTACCGGGAAACGGCGGAAGAACTGATGAAGGACGAAAGCCGGAGCCTGACCACCGTGACCACTTCCACCCTGGAACTGGGCATCGATATCGGCCGGCTGGAACGGGCCTTCCAGATCGATGCTCCCTGGACTGTTTCCTCATTCCTCCAGCGGATGGGGCGGACGGGACGGCGGGATCTGCCCCCTGAAATGTGGTTCGTGATCCGGGAAGATGAACCGGAGATCCGGGCCATGCTGCCGGCCACCATTCCCTGGAAACTGCTCCAGGGGATTGCCCTGATCCAGCTGTATCTGGAGGAAAGATGGGTGGAACCGCCCCGGCTGGACAGGCTGCCCTACAGCCTCCTGTACCACCAGACCATGAGTGTGCTGGCCAGCAACGGGGAAATGTCCCCGGCGGCCCTGGCGGACCGGGTGCTGCGGCTCAGCTATTTCCACCGGATTACCCAGGAGGACTACAAGGTGCTGCTCCGGTATCTCATTGCCGAAGACCATATCCAAAGAACGGAGCAGGGGGGACTGATTGTGGGCCTGGCCGGGGAGCGGGTGATCCGTTCCTTCAAATTCTATGGGGTGTTCCAGGAAAACGAGGAATTCACCGTCCGCTGCGATTCCCAGGAACTGGGCACCGTGGTGGCGCCTCCCCCTCCGGGCGAGAAAATCGCCCTGGCCGGCCATGTGTGGCGGGTGCTGGAGGTGGACCGGAAGCGCCATGTGATCTACTGCGAACTGGTGAAGGGAAAAGTGCCCGCCTATTTCGGGGAATGTCCCGGGGATATCCACACCAAGGTGCTGGAACGGATGCGCCGGGTGCTCCGGGAAGACCGGAACTATCCCTATCTGATGAAGAATGCGGTGGCCCGGCTCCAGCAGGCCCGATTCACTGCAAAGGCATCAGGAGCGGCGGAAAAGCCCCTGATCCGGCTGGGGGGCAAAATGTGGTGCCTGCTGCCCTGGCTGGGGAGTTACGGATTCCTGGCCCTGGAACGGTTCCTGAACCTGAAATGCGCCCAGAAACTGGGCCTGAAGAAACTGGATCCCTTCCGGCCCTTCTTTATGCAGTTTACCATGGAAGCGAATGAGGAGTCCTTTTTCCAGGTGGTGGAGGAGGAAATCCAGAAGGAAATCGATCCGCTGGAGTTGGTTTATCCCCACGAAGTGCCGCTTTTTGACAAATATGACGAGTACCTGCCGGAAGAACTGGTGAAAAAAGGGTTCGCCCTGGGGGTACTGAACCTGGAGGATGTGCGGAAACGGGTCCGGGAATGGACGGAGAATCGGAAAAAGGCTGTGGGGGCACCGGAAACCCGGGAGCCCCGCTGA